Proteins from one Monodelphis domestica isolate mMonDom1 chromosome 6, mMonDom1.pri, whole genome shotgun sequence genomic window:
- the LOC100014996 gene encoding phosphoglycerate kinase 1-like: protein MSLSNKLTLDKMDLKGKRVIMRVDFNVPMKNKEITNNQRIKAALPSINYCLDNGAKSVVLMSHLGRPDGIPMPEKYSLEPVAMELKSLMGKDVLFLKDCVGPEVEKACADPPNGFIILLENLRFHVEEEGKGKDASGNKIKADPANVEAFQASLSKLGDIYVNDAFGTAHRAHSSMVGVNLPQKASGFLMKKELTYFAKALESPERPFLAILGGAKVADKIQLINNMLDKVNEMIIGGGMGFTFLKVLNNMEIGTSLFDEEGAKIVKDLMAKAEKNGVKITLPVDFVTADKFDENAKTGQATLASGIPAGWMGLDCGPESSKKYAEAVARAKQIVWNGPVGVFEWESFARGTKELMNNVVEATSRGCITIIGGGDTATCCAKWNTEDKVSHVSTGGGASLELLEGKILPGVAALSNI, encoded by the coding sequence ATGTCCCTTTCCAACAAACTGACCTTGGACAAGATGGACCTGAAAGGGAAAAGGGTCATTATGAGGGTGGATTTTAATGTTCCCATGAAGAACAAAGAGATAACCAACAATCAGAGAATCAAAGCTGCTCTTCCTAGCATCAACTACTGTTTGGATAATGGAGCCAAGTCTGTTGTTCTCATGAGCCACTTGGGCCGGCCAGATGGTATCCCCATGCCTGAAAAATACTCTTTGGAGCCAGTGGCTATGGAGCTCAAATCCTTGATGGGCAAAGATGTGCTGTTTCTGAAGGACTGCGTGGGTCCAGAAGTGGAGAAAGCCTGTGCTGACCCACCTAATGGTTTCATCATTTTGCTGGAGAATCTCCGCTTCCATgtagaagaagaagggaaaggcaaAGATGCTTCTGGGAACAAGATCAAAGCAGATCCAGCCAATGTAGAAGCCTTCCAAGCTTCCCTCTCCAAGCTGGGGGATATCTATGTCAATGATGCTTTTGGTACTGCTCACCGTGCCCACAGTTCCATGGTGGGAGTGAATCTGCCCCAGAAAGCAAGTGGTTTCCTCATGAAAAAGGAGCTGACTTATTTTGCCAAGGCCCTGGAGAGCCCAGAGAGACCCTTCTTAGCCATCTTGGGTGGAGCTAAAGTGGCAGACAAGATCCAGCTGATCAACAATATGCTAGACAAAGTCAATGAGATGATTATTGGTGGTGGGATGGGTTTCACCTTCCTCAAGGTGCTCAACAATATGGAGATTGGAACTTCTCTTTTTGATGAAGAGGGGGCCAAGATTGTCAAAGACCTGATGGCCAAGGCAGAGAAGAATGGTGTCAAGATCACCTTGCCTGTTGACTTTGTCACAGCAGACAAGTTTGATGAGAATGCCAAGACTGGCCAAGCCACCTTGGCCTCTGGCATCCCTGCTGGATGGATGGGTTTGGACTGTGGCCCTGAGAGCAGCAAGAAGTATGCAGAAGCTGTGGCCCGGGCCAAACAGATTGTTTGGAATGGACCTGTTGGAGTATTTGAGTGGGAATCTTTTGCACGGGGAACCAAAGAGCTAATGAACAATGTGGTGGAGGCCACCAGCAGGGGCTGCATCACTATCATAGGTGGTGGGGATACTGCCACTTGCTGTGCCAAATGGAACACTGAAGACAAAGTCAGCCATGTGAGCACTGGGGGTGGTGCCAGTCTGGAGCTGCTGGAGGGCAAAATCCTTCCTGGAGTGGCTGCCCTTAGCAATATCTAA